Proteins from one Desulfovibrio sp. X2 genomic window:
- a CDS encoding response regulator, producing MTNQENILVVDDDPEIRRLLVDYFERHGVRAAAAPDGTEMFKALDNGRFDLIVLDLMLPGEDGLSLCRRLRARSDVPVIMLTALGEDTDRIIGLELGADDYLCKPFNPRELLARVRTVLRRVRALPENLAQAEPESLGRSIRFADWTLDTVARHLLSPQGVVVNLSGAEYRLLRVFLQFPNRVMNRDQLLDLTQGKAADAFDRSIDVLVSRLRTKLRDNGREPQIIKTVRGDGYYLACGVEREEG from the coding sequence ATGACCAACCAGGAAAATATCCTCGTCGTCGACGACGATCCCGAGATCCGCCGCCTGCTCGTGGACTATTTCGAACGCCACGGGGTGAGGGCCGCCGCCGCCCCGGACGGCACGGAGATGTTCAAGGCCCTGGACAACGGGCGCTTCGACCTCATCGTGCTCGACCTCATGCTGCCGGGCGAGGACGGGCTCTCCCTGTGCAGGCGGCTTCGGGCGCGCTCGGACGTGCCTGTGATCATGCTCACGGCGCTCGGCGAGGACACGGACCGCATCATCGGGCTCGAGCTCGGCGCGGACGACTACCTCTGCAAGCCCTTCAACCCGCGCGAACTCCTCGCCCGGGTGCGCACCGTGCTGCGCCGCGTGCGGGCCCTGCCCGAGAACCTGGCCCAGGCCGAGCCCGAATCGCTCGGCCGCAGCATCCGCTTCGCGGACTGGACGCTGGACACCGTGGCCCGCCACCTGCTCTCCCCGCAGGGCGTGGTGGTCAACCTGAGCGGCGCGGAATACCGCCTGCTGCGCGTCTTCCTGCAATTCCCCAACCGGGTCATGAATCGCGACCAGCTCCTGGACCTGACCCAGGGCAAGGCGGCCGACGCCTTCGACCGTTCCATCGACGTCCTGGTCAGCCGCCTGCGCACCAAGCTGCGCGACAACGGCCGCGAGCCGCAGATCATCAAGACCGTGCGCGGCGACGGCTACTACCTGGCCTGCGGCGTGGAGCGCGAGGAGGGCTGA
- a CDS encoding MdtA/MuxA family multidrug efflux RND transporter periplasmic adaptor subunit: MRRVLLALLAVAVLAGGRLLYDQSAARSDTGPGRPAMAVVVRAKAARTGDMDVYVTGLGTVTAANSVTVQSRVDGQLMALHFTEGRHVRAGDLLAEIDPRPYKAALAEAEGTLAKDEAQLKAAQKDLARYRVLLTQDSISPQQVDTTQGTVRQYEGAVKADRASVESAKVNLAYCRITAPCSGRLGLRQVDPGNIVSANSTDIVVITQVQPIDVVFTIPETRLPEVLTALRQGKAEGQPLAVEAWNRENTQKVADGVLLTLDNRIDTSTGTVKLKARFANADEMLFPNQFVNARLRVRTLSGAVLIPDAAVQQGSSGPFVYVVGKDGKARLTKITEGPSGNGLVAVSDGVSPGDELVVDGVDNLRDKTPVDVAAD; the protein is encoded by the coding sequence GTGCGCCGCGTCCTCCTGGCCCTGCTCGCCGTCGCCGTCCTGGCGGGCGGCCGGCTGCTCTACGACCAGTCCGCGGCAAGGAGCGACACCGGTCCCGGCCGTCCCGCCATGGCCGTGGTCGTGCGCGCCAAAGCCGCCCGCACGGGCGACATGGACGTCTACGTCACCGGGCTCGGCACGGTCACGGCCGCCAACAGCGTGACGGTGCAAAGCCGCGTGGACGGGCAGCTCATGGCACTCCACTTCACCGAGGGCCGGCACGTGCGCGCGGGCGACCTCCTGGCCGAGATCGACCCGCGTCCCTACAAGGCCGCGCTGGCCGAGGCCGAGGGCACGCTCGCCAAGGACGAGGCCCAGCTCAAGGCGGCGCAGAAGGACCTGGCCCGCTACCGGGTGCTGCTCACGCAGGACTCCATCTCACCGCAGCAGGTGGACACCACCCAGGGCACGGTCCGGCAGTACGAGGGCGCGGTCAAGGCCGACCGGGCCTCGGTCGAGTCCGCCAAGGTGAACCTGGCCTACTGCCGCATCACCGCGCCCTGCTCCGGCCGCCTGGGCCTGCGCCAGGTGGATCCCGGCAACATCGTCAGCGCGAACAGCACGGACATCGTGGTCATCACCCAGGTGCAGCCCATCGACGTGGTCTTCACCATTCCGGAGACCAGGCTGCCCGAGGTGCTGACGGCCTTGCGCCAGGGCAAGGCCGAGGGCCAGCCCCTGGCCGTGGAAGCCTGGAACCGCGAGAACACGCAGAAGGTCGCGGACGGCGTTCTGCTGACCCTGGACAACAGGATCGACACAAGCACGGGCACGGTCAAGCTCAAGGCCCGCTTCGCCAACGCCGACGAGATGCTCTTCCCCAACCAGTTCGTCAACGCGCGGCTTCGCGTCAGGACCCTCTCCGGGGCCGTCCTGATCCCGGACGCCGCCGTGCAGCAGGGAAGCTCCGGCCCCTTCGTCTACGTGGTGGGCAAGGACGGCAAGGCCAGGCTCACGAAGATCACCGAAGGGCCGTCCGGAAACGGTCTCGTGGCCGTCTCGGACGGCGTCTCGCCAGGGGACGAGCTGGTCGTGGACGGGGTGGACAACCTGCGCGACAAAACCCCGGTGGACGTCGCCGCCGACTAG
- a CDS encoding MdtB/MuxB family multidrug efflux RND transporter permease subunit — MNPSRIFIERPVATSLLMLALLLAGMLAYRMLPISALPEIDYPTIQVVTSYPGASPEVTAAAITAPLESEFGEMSGLKRMSSSSGAGISVITLQFDLSVALDVAEQEVQAAINAADSLLPDDLPNPPVYSKVNPADPPILTLAVSSPSMPLPRVEDLVDTRLAQKISQLSGVGLVSLSGGQRPAVRVRVNPTALAARGLSMEAVRTALDAANVNTSKGSFDGPERASTIDANDQITSAEGYARVIIGYENGAAIRLGDVADVVEGAENSRLAAWADASPAIVVNVQRQPGANVIAVADRIKELLPELRASLPASVDVRVMTDRTNTIRASVQDVEFELVLAVALVVMVIFLFLRSVPATIIPGIAVPLSLVGTFGVMYLAGFSLNNLTLMALTIATGFVVDDAIVVIENISRHIEMGETPMRAALKGAQQIGFTIISLTFSLVAVLIPLLFMGEIVGRLFREFAITLAVSILLSAVVSLTLTPMMCARLLRPARAKAAAEAKKKPSTEGLFERIVAWYGRALDRVLAHQGLTLLVATGTLAATVALYAFIPKGFFPVQDTGVIQGISEAAQAVSFPAMAERQQALAKVILEDPAVESLTSFIGVDSTNTAANSGRIQINLKPLGERKAKASQVIARLAPRLARVPGIRLYMQPVQDLTIEDRVSRTQYQFVLEAPTQKELSEWTPRLVERLSHLPELSDVASDLQDRGRQAYVVIDRDAAARLGVSVSDIDAALYDSFAQRLVSTIFTQSNQYRVVLTVKPQFATGPASLDDIYVPTSSGGQAPLASMARIEVRPTQLVINRQGQFPAATVSFNLGSGASLGQAVTAVRAAEHDLGMPVSIQTSFLGATAAFQSSLASQIWLILAAVVTMYIVLGVLYESYVHPVTILSTLPSAGAGALLALLVSGDSLGIVGIIGIILLIGIVKKNAIMMIDFALEAERTEGKTPIDAIRQACLLRLRPILMTTMAALLSALPLMLGTGMGSELRNPLGVSMVGGLIVSQALTLFTTPVIYLAFDRAARRAAAWRRRLFGNPAGDVAEDAGDGSGGAA; from the coding sequence ATGAACCCATCGCGCATCTTCATAGAACGGCCCGTGGCCACCTCGCTGCTCATGCTCGCCCTGCTGCTCGCGGGCATGCTCGCCTACCGCATGCTGCCCATCTCGGCCCTGCCCGAGATCGACTACCCGACCATCCAGGTGGTGACCTCCTATCCCGGGGCCAGCCCCGAGGTCACGGCCGCGGCCATCACCGCGCCCCTGGAGAGCGAGTTCGGCGAGATGTCCGGGCTCAAGCGCATGTCCTCCTCGAGCGGCGCGGGCATCTCGGTCATCACCCTGCAGTTCGACCTCTCCGTGGCGCTCGACGTGGCCGAGCAGGAGGTCCAGGCGGCCATCAACGCCGCGGACAGCCTGCTGCCCGACGACCTGCCGAACCCGCCCGTGTACAGCAAGGTCAACCCGGCCGACCCGCCCATCCTGACCCTGGCCGTCTCCTCCCCGAGCATGCCCCTGCCCCGGGTGGAGGACCTCGTGGACACGCGGCTGGCGCAGAAGATCTCCCAGCTCTCGGGCGTGGGGCTCGTGAGCCTTTCCGGCGGGCAGCGTCCGGCCGTGCGCGTGCGCGTGAACCCCACCGCCCTGGCCGCGCGGGGGCTCTCCATGGAGGCCGTGCGCACGGCGCTCGACGCGGCCAACGTGAACACGTCCAAGGGCAGCTTCGACGGGCCGGAGCGCGCCTCGACCATCGACGCCAACGACCAGATCACCTCGGCCGAGGGATACGCGCGCGTCATCATCGGCTACGAGAACGGCGCGGCCATCCGGCTGGGCGACGTGGCCGACGTCGTGGAGGGCGCGGAGAATTCCCGCCTCGCCGCCTGGGCCGACGCCTCGCCCGCCATCGTGGTCAACGTGCAGCGCCAGCCAGGGGCCAACGTCATCGCCGTGGCCGACCGCATCAAGGAGCTCCTGCCCGAGCTGCGCGCCTCGCTTCCGGCCTCGGTGGACGTCAGGGTCATGACCGACCGCACGAACACCATCCGCGCCTCGGTACAGGACGTGGAGTTCGAGCTCGTCCTGGCCGTGGCCCTGGTGGTCATGGTCATCTTCCTCTTCCTGCGCAGCGTCCCGGCCACGATCATCCCGGGCATCGCCGTGCCGCTCTCCCTGGTGGGCACCTTCGGGGTCATGTACCTGGCGGGCTTTTCGCTGAACAACCTGACCCTCATGGCCCTGACCATCGCCACGGGCTTCGTGGTCGACGACGCCATCGTGGTCATCGAGAACATCTCCCGCCACATAGAGATGGGCGAGACGCCCATGCGGGCGGCCCTCAAGGGCGCGCAGCAGATCGGCTTCACCATCATCTCGCTGACCTTCTCCCTGGTGGCCGTGCTCATCCCCCTGCTCTTCATGGGCGAGATCGTGGGCAGGCTCTTCAGGGAGTTCGCCATCACCCTCGCGGTCTCCATCCTGCTCTCGGCCGTGGTCTCCCTGACGCTGACCCCCATGATGTGCGCCCGGCTGCTGCGCCCGGCGCGGGCCAAGGCGGCGGCCGAGGCAAAGAAGAAGCCGAGCACGGAGGGCCTCTTCGAGCGCATCGTGGCCTGGTACGGCCGCGCGCTCGACCGGGTGCTGGCCCACCAGGGGCTGACCCTGCTCGTGGCCACGGGCACCCTGGCGGCCACGGTGGCGCTCTACGCGTTCATCCCCAAGGGGTTCTTCCCAGTGCAGGACACCGGCGTCATCCAGGGCATCTCAGAGGCCGCGCAGGCCGTCTCGTTTCCGGCCATGGCCGAGCGGCAGCAGGCCCTGGCCAAGGTCATCCTCGAGGATCCGGCCGTGGAGAGCCTGACCTCGTTCATCGGCGTGGATTCCACCAACACCGCGGCCAACAGCGGGCGCATACAGATAAACCTGAAGCCCCTGGGCGAGCGCAAGGCGAAAGCCTCGCAGGTCATCGCGCGGCTTGCGCCCCGCCTGGCCCGGGTGCCCGGCATCCGGCTCTACATGCAGCCCGTGCAGGACCTGACCATCGAGGACCGCGTGAGCCGCACGCAGTACCAGTTCGTGCTCGAGGCCCCGACGCAGAAGGAGCTCTCCGAGTGGACGCCGCGCCTGGTGGAGCGCCTCTCCCACCTGCCCGAGCTCTCGGACGTGGCCTCGGACCTGCAGGACAGGGGCAGGCAGGCCTACGTGGTCATCGACCGCGACGCGGCAGCCCGCCTCGGCGTGAGCGTCTCGGACATCGACGCCGCGCTCTACGACTCCTTTGCCCAGCGCCTGGTCTCGACCATCTTCACCCAGTCCAACCAGTACCGCGTGGTGCTCACGGTCAAGCCGCAGTTCGCGACCGGCCCGGCCTCCCTGGACGACATCTACGTGCCCACGTCGAGCGGCGGCCAGGCCCCGCTGGCCAGCATGGCGCGCATCGAGGTGCGGCCCACGCAGCTGGTCATCAACCGCCAGGGGCAGTTCCCCGCGGCCACGGTCTCCTTCAACCTCGGCTCCGGGGCCTCGCTGGGCCAGGCGGTCACGGCCGTGCGCGCGGCCGAGCACGACCTCGGCATGCCCGTCTCCATCCAGACCTCCTTCCTCGGGGCCACGGCCGCCTTCCAGAGCTCGCTCGCAAGCCAGATATGGCTGATCCTGGCCGCGGTGGTGACCATGTACATCGTGCTCGGCGTTCTCTACGAGAGCTACGTCCACCCGGTGACCATCCTCTCCACCCTGCCCTCGGCCGGAGCAGGCGCGCTGCTCGCCCTGCTCGTCTCCGGCGACTCGCTCGGCATCGTGGGCATCATCGGCATCATCCTGCTCATCGGCATCGTGAAGAAGAACGCGATCATGATGATCGACTTCGCCCTGGAGGCCGAGCGCACCGAGGGCAAGACGCCGATCGACGCCATCCGCCAGGCCTGCCTGCTCAGGCTCCGGCCCATCCTCATGACCACCATGGCCGCCCTTCTCTCGGCCCTGCCGCTCATGCTCGGCACGGGCATGGGCTCCGAGCTCAGGAACCCCCTCGGCGTGTCCATGGTCGGCGGGCTCATCGTCAGTCAGGCCCTGACCCTGTTCACCACCCCGGTCATCTACCTGGCCTTCGACCGCGCGGCCCGCCGCGCGGCCGCCTGGCGGAGACGCCTGTTCGGGAATCCGGCCGGGGACGTTGCCGAAGACGCCGGGGACGGGAGCGGAGGAGCGGCCTAG